AGATCCCGCCAAGGCCTACGGGCAAACCGAAAGGCACAGCCCAAGCCGCAGCGGCTTCCTTTCCGCTAATGCGCATGCGCCGAGAGGCGGGCGGCCCGGTGGTACGATTGGTCACTGAGGGAAGGCTGCATGGGAGGAGGTGCTACCATACTGGAGGAGACGGGGGGCGGGGCGTTGCACGGGAGCGTCAGAGGGGGGCGTGGCCTGCGTGCCCCTGTTGCAAACTGCTGCAAGGGAGATTTGGATTGCAACCATCTGTCAGCTGATGCGCGGGGCGGCTGCACCCCTGAGCGCCCGGGGACCTCGTTGCTGGGCGGCTTCCAGCGCTCGGCCTGTGGCGGGGCTGAGTCTTGGCTACCAGCCCGGAGCAGACGGGCGCCGTGGGAGAGTAGTGGGAGTAGTGGGAGGGGCGGGGTTGGAGGTGGGCTGCAGcgccgcctcttcccccccagaCCTAGATTCCTCCCTGTCCAGCCAGTGATACAGCATCGATTCCACCACCAGGCATCCTGACAGCCTCCAACCTGCTCCAGCCTGTGCAACAGCCTCCTTGCAGCCCAGTGACCTCCAAGTCCCCTCTAGCCTGTGCAGGAGTCTCGAACCATCCAGCGTCAAGTGGGACTGTCTCGAATCCTGCTCCATCATAACAGCCTCCAATCCTCCTTGAGTCTGTGTGACAGCCTCGAACCCCATAGTGCCCACCGCAGGAGCTTGCAGTCCGCCCTCAACTGGTGCAAGAGCCTTGAATCTGCCAGCGTCCAGCACAACTGTCTCCAGCTTTCGTGACAGCCTCAAGTCCACCAGTATCCAGTGTGACAGCCTTGATCCCACCTAAGCCTGTGCAACTGCTTTGAGTACTCCACCATTCAGTGTAATAGCCTTTTAGCCTTGAATTCTCTACCCAGTGAGACAACATATATCCTTCCATCCAGTGCATTAGCTTCAGATTCTCTTCCAGCTAGCGCAGTAGCTTCCAGATTCCTGTCATCCATTGCAACAGCCTGTACCACTTCAGTCAACGCTGGTTACACCATCCAGTGCAATAACCTCAAATACTCCGTCACTGCCTCCGCAACTGCTGTcatcccggagccccctccctgTCACAAAAGAGGCAGTTTTCAGTAGCTGCGGCATCAACTTCATCACCTTGCCTTCAGGAAACAATGGAGCTACGTGTCCCTCAGAAAAGCCCCAGTTACCTCTCTGATCTGTATCAGAACATGCTAAGGGCTGAAGAAGGATTGGGTCCAGGACGGTGGCGGCAGGAGCACCAGCCACTGCGTAGCAGCAGGGCCAGTCTGAGCACCCTACCCAAGAGGGAGCCACAACCAAGTCATCTTCAGAGCAGCACTACTGTCAGCTGTGACCCACATCTCCAGCCTATCATACGCCGACGAGCCAGGTCTTTGCCCACCTCCCCTGAGAGGTTGAAAAATACAGCAGCACCATGCCGTGTTCCTGGGTGCAGCAGAAGCCGCATAAACCGGGTGAGATTTGCTGATGCATTGGGCTTGGAGCTGGCTGAAGTGAAAGTCTTTCAGGTTGGGGAGGACCCATCCATCCCCTTGCATGTCCTCTCCAGGCTTTCCATCAACTCGGACCTTTGCTGCAGCCAGATGGATATGGAGATCACCATGCAGTGCTTGGTGCCTGACTTCCAGCAGCCTGTGGACTGTGTGGACTTCTCCACCCGCCTTCATCAGCAGCTGGTGTGTCTAGAATGTGTGACCAGCTCAGACCTGGGGCTCAGTGGCACTATCCAAGTTCTCAATGTGGCCTTTGAGAAGCAGGTGTCTGTGCGCTACACCTTCAACCAGTGGAAGAGCGTGCATGAAGTGTGTGCTCACTGGCACAACAGCAATCCTGAGGAGGATGGGAAGGGCCAAGCTGATGTCTTCACTTTCTTTCTCCCCAtgcctcctttcctcctccagtTGTGCTCTGTAGTCCAGTTTGCAGTGAGATATCGTGTCAATGGGCAGGAGTACTGGGATAACAACCAGGGTAAGAACTACAGCTTCACCTGCAGGCGTCACCTTCTCAAGATGCCTAGGGAATGTGAGGAGAGCTGGATCCACTTCATCTGACCAAGAAGAAGATATATGGATATGGAATGGCTACAGTGGCCTTTTCTTCCTTGGTGTTCCTCTCTGCTTCTCTGACACCACAGAAATCTTTCTAGAGGCAAAGATGTTTCAAAATAAGAGAGTAACAACTTGTGATCTGTACGAAGCTTTTTTGTAAGAGCCTCAGAAAGGATAAAGGGCCAAAACCTGCACAGATTTACATGCCAGGTGACTTCATGGGATTCAAGGAGATTTCATAGAACAGAAATCAGGGCAGAACTGGCTCAAAGGGACACTGTGTCAGGCTAAATATatcaaaaggaaaattatttgttattattaataCTTTAGATTACATaaacaaaaaagtttaaaattccAACTTCTTTGTCACCATTTTATACTGTTTAATTTTTTGCACTTAACTCACTGGAAAATAGGTTAGCTTTACTTTTTTGTTACAGTTTCGTTTGTAGTATTACACTGGTTCTTGAGCATAATTCCAGTGCTGCAAATGCTGGGGTGCAAACACTGCAGGGCAATGTTTATATCCAAATTATTTGTATTCctatttaaacacaaaaatattgATATTGATatttggttttattattatttaacaaaaTCTAACTATTGATCTGAAACTACCTGATGGGGTCCCCATAAATAAGGTTTTAACctgattctttttctttctctttttatttttaatctccagTGCTTGCCATTGATACAGTCAGAGTGATTCTTGCTAAGATGTGTTTCTTAAGCCATAAGGCTGGCCCCCTTGGGGAAGGCCTGATATTTTCAAGGTGAGGTTCAAGCCGTTCTTTGgataaagttttaaaatataagctTGTTCCTTTCTTGCATAATTATTTTCACTAAACAAAACCAGAGCAGTTTTGCACTTTTAATTGCATCttccacctgaggatctcaaagcccaatacaaatgttaatgaaaaaaGCCTCACTGCCCCTGTGTGAGACAGATAATTGTGCCTATTTACAAATGGAAACAGACACAAGAGGTTGAGtgccaaggccacacagtgaatCAGTTTACAGAACCatggaacagagcccaggagttGTGATTGCTAGCCCTCCGTTCCAGTACCCTAACTATTACCATAGTATTTTGAATCCTAAAATTAGTTAGTTCTGATCTTTTCTGACCAGTGGAACAAGAAGTTATCGGCTCCCTCCTCTCTAGCAAAAAGTGGGGTCTTCAGGGAGGGACAATGGCATGGCTGGTAAATCCATGTCTGCTTGGATCCACAAGCAGAAGTCTCCCCTCTATGGGCGTGGGAACACAGCAACCACTTGGAGAGAATGGCTTTCTCCATACTTAGcctgttgttctgcctctttgtTGAAGAGGCTTTGATCCTATAAAATTTTTGTGATATATTTTGTGATATATGCAGTCTTCAGTTTGGAAAATAGGAGATAAAATCTGCAGTTATGAAAACATGTGAAAAACTTCTCAGATAGCTAGATACCTTGTTAATACAGCCTAAGTATTAAAAAATGGCTCGTGATCTTGGGTGCCTGAATTTGGAGTGCTCAGCTAAAGGCACCTTaaaggggactgattttcagaagagaggtgctcagtacttcctgaaaatcagagcccctttaaggtgtctcaagttggataTGAAAAATTCAAGCaccaaaatcactaatcacttctgaaaattaaggCCATaagcaacacacacagccaggtgTATACTAGTACAAATACGCACACACCTGAGTTATGCAGTGCAGCCTTATGTCATTAAACACCTAAGAAGTGATTGGTATCCAGCTACTGTGCAACTTAAAGTATTAatgctttttgtttaaaaaaagttcattaaataaataagaaacaattacttttttaaaagtgcataAAATAATTGGACTGGAAATGTCATTCTAACCTTAAtcagctttgtttgtttttttaattaagcaCTTTTAACATCCTGTCCTAACACTGATTTTAACAAAGTGGATAATAGGTCAATACAGCAAGTTTTGGAGACCAAAGAACTTTAAAACTGCTCTTTTAAATGTACCATCTGGTACCTAAAGTCTGTAGGTAACTCTCGGAATTCCTCATTTTCAAGTTTCAGCTGTCAACCACCAGCTGAAATTGACAAGTGACATTTCCCACTCTCCTCTGCTGGTTGCCAAATGTTAAGTACATCTTCAAATATAAAAATCCTATAGGGGGAGCTATTCCAATTAGTATCATTAGGAGGAGATTTGACTGGTGGAAAGAGCAGAGAGTGGCAATCTGAAAATCCGGGTGCTGTCCCCACTCTTCTACGGTTTtctgtatgactttgggcaagtcattcaacATCTCCATGATCTGTTTCTCTTATGTAAAGTGGGAATAATACCCATTTTTATAATGGTTTTGATATCCTTGTATAGGAGGTGCTCTCTATAATAACTGTATTATCTATAATAAGAGCACATACAGAATGTCTATCCTTTCAACGTGAGTTGATTATTAAAGTTAATATATTTAATTGGCTGGCAAGCTCGAAACCATCAAATATCTAGTATTACTGCACAGGTCAGACCTAATAGACAATTTTTCTTTCATGAAATTACATTCTGATCAATTGGGGAAACATCTTAAAGCATATTTCTTTAATGAAATGTTCCCCCCCCAGTTTATAATATGGTAGCATAGCCTAAGGGGTCTGATTCTCAGTTACTTCATAGGCGGAATTTTATAAGATGGCAAAGGTGCGTTTAGGCCACCTTTGAACTACCTATATTTTTGGTATTGCTGGGGCCCTGCTTCTATGAGTCCTGAAAAACAGAAAACTGTTGTAATGCACTTTGGCTACACACCCAACACTACCCCTTCCAGGTTTGGGAGGAGAGCCAGAGTAGAGCTGTTATGACAACTCTTCATTGACTGAGTAGGCCCTATAGGAAGGAGAGATTTTCTGCTCtctttaaggcccctttgcatTGCTACATCTGTTTAGAAAGGAACTTGCTGAATTGAGAATCCCTAGGAATCTGCTGTCCTAatagatgtaattttttttttaaatcaacaattTCTCAGCTGACAGCTAACAGctgaaaataataaaagtttTCACACAGTTGCTGGTACCTATTTGACAGGGTGTTAACAGGCCAAGGGCTTTCAAAACTAAGCTAAGCTCTTTTGCTCATTTTGATTTTCCTAGCTCTCCTATGGCAAACTATgcaaaacttttaaaatcaatcaggCATCCACGCTGCTCAGTGTCTTTTGAACTGCACCAGGTTTTatctttcattttctatttttaaaagattgccAGGGCTGGTTCAGTGATATTATAGTAATGCAATGCACTGTCATGCTAGAAGGAATGGCCTACAAGCTTAAGTTAAAGTGTTGAAAGTGCTGAACCACCTGGAATTACAGAGTTGGAAATAGGAGGGTTGATTCACCCTTCTACATGAGGCAGTTTTATTAAGTACTGTGTAGTTTAATGTATGTAGGGCTTTTGAAAACAGCCTTCAAAACTGAAGTCCTAGCTGCTCTTTGTAGACATTAAAGATTCCCTGGTGGTTGGTAAAAGTGAGGATTTGCCTCAGTCTTCTGGCCAAATTTCTGCTCTGACAATGCTGAGCCTCCAGCTGTGCCAGTTAACCTTTGCAGAGTCAAGAACTGAAACATTGTTGGGCCTGGTATTTGTccagctggtttaaaaaaaaataaagctagagATGGAACATGAGAAACCCTCATGGGAAAATAAATGATATCTAAGCTTAGTCTCAAACCTATTTTTTACAAGAACTGAAAGTTAAAAGCCTATACAGCTGCTAGTAAGAGCTATTGAAAACCTAGATTGGCAGGCTAAAATGTAAAACTGAAAGGGGAAAGGCTCCAGGGTTTACATAGCAGTTGAAAAAAACCTAGAAAAgtttaaggaatttttttttattaataatatacAGCTAGTTGTACAGAAGTCAGTATTTTCATCGTAGATGTCATGTAATAATAAACCATTCAAGCTTGGCTAACATAGCTTTTGTTTTTGATACAAACCCAGAAACTATATTATTATATAAACAGGTGTACACTTTCTGGATTCTTTATTTGATATAACAATTCTGTTATatcttgatttacactggtaaCATAATCATCATGATAGCCTAAAACTGGTCAAATAATTTAGAATTAGCAGTGGGGGAAGACCTCATAATAAACTATTTAACAACTAaaactaggattttcaaaggagtatAAGGGAATCAGGTGCCCAGATtccttaggttcctttgaaaatcacagcgtAAAGTCATGGCGCTCACTCCTGTAAGTTGTTGAGCACCTCTTGCAAAGTGCTGAGAAAACTCAACTCCAGTTTAAGCTAATAGGAGTTGACTGTGTTCACTTTGCAGAATAGAACCAAATGATTGCCAATTAAATTGGGCCTATGTATTTGACTGTATTGTTCTTTATATTCTGAATTGCCAAATGTTTGAGTTTTGCAACCTACAATCCTATGAACATAGCTGTAAAATCAGTctgaatttcaaaacaaaattcacaTTTCTCAGATCAGTGTTAGTTTTATGGAATTTAACATTATGGTGTTTAGGCAAGCTTACAGAGTAGTTAAAATTCCCATATTGAATGCTTACAAATTGTTTTGGTAGGGAAGAGAGAGGGATTTCTTTGAAAACAATTATTCACCAAAATTTTCCGCCTGCATTGCATTTGATACTATAATTTGAATTTGCTTCTCAGATAGTTTGCTTTGGCAAATGCTACTACTGAAGCCTCTGCTTATGTGCCTTTTGTTCTTTTgaacagagaaaaacaaacaaaaatctaagACTTGAGTAATATGACTTAATGTTTCTGCTAATGTACTGTATTATTCAGTACAATATGCACTTTATACAATGAGGGGTCTGTCTGACTATCAGAGGTGCCAAGCATCTGtcctcccactgaattcagctgGAGTTGTAATTACtcatcacttctgaaagtcaggccagcCCTGAGTGTAGCTCTTCATTATAAATAACTTCAAGCTACTAGCAATGTTTTCTATAAATTGTGTATGTAAATTATTTCCAATTACAAGGATGCTGAGTTAAACTACCAAGCTTCCCATTGTAAAAAAcataattaaggttaagattctgtcgctggtatttttagtaaatgtcagagacaggtcacaggcaataaacaaaaattcatggaagcctacAACCTGTCCCTGTcttctactaaaaataccctgtggaggggaggggtggaaacAGAGCGCTGTCGGGGCTTGCAGTTGCTCTGGCCCTGCCACTGCTCCTTCGGCAGGGGCTGactgcttctgcttcagcccaAGGGGGGGCTGACCCAACCCCAGCCGCTACTCTGGCGTCCTGGGGCTGTccgccaatcagctgttccaGCGCCCTGGGGCTGGCTGATGGTCAGCTGTTCCAGTGACCTCAGGGCTGGTCGATGGCCAACTGTTCCggtggctgctgctccagctgccccagagCTGACAGCTGCTCCATCTCTGCCCCAGAAGAAGTCCTGGAGGTCctagaaagtcacagaatctgtgagctccatgacagaatcatagccttaatcataatTTCTATATTAGTCTTTATTATAGCACAACCTTAAAGGTCCTGTACAGTATTAGAAGAAAATGAAATGCAGTAATACGTTGAAAAATGATTCTGTAAAACTGCCACTGTGAGGTTCCAAGTTTACATATAAATTGTGTCTTTAAGGCACAGAGCCAGGAACTTACAGAGGCAAGCATAGTACTCCTGGGATTGCAAATGTATGCACTTTGAAAGGGTACGGCATGCTTCCGACCACGTTCCCTGTCCTCCAGATATAGGCCAGAGGAGTCGGGTTTTAACACAATCTGTGGCAGCTCTTGTGCTCTGCAAGGAAAAGGACAGATTGTGTATAGCCCTTGTGCAGGGATGCCAGGAAGAGTGGAAGGCTCTGGGGGTATCCACATAAGGCTGAGCACATTCTAATCCTAAAACATATTGTCTCTCAGTGGCTCCAGATTACATCTGCTCACTTTGAGCCCAACTGTGTACCCATTATGATGCAAAACACTTTCTCACttgattagtctcattaaagtaattgggactactcacataagtGTTTGCCAACGTGGGTAAGAACTATTCAACTGGGCCtttattttttgtcagaaaagtAAGCAGATGAAATGGAATACACGCAGGAAGTACTTATGTTGAGCAAGAAAGTGCCACTTTTACATCGTCATTTTTTCTGATCATAACTGCTTTTCTTCCATTTGTAAGAAGCACTGAATTGCCTCTAGGTAAATCACTAGAAATCTTTCTTTTTTGAGTATTGAATTAAACACCAATTTATCATGGATGCTACTAAACCCCATTGTTTACCATTGGTTTATGGTAGAAATATACTGCTGGCTTCCACTGGTAGAAATTCAGCTAAGTGTtggtaaatgtttaaaaaaatcttagtgTGAGTGCAGGCAGTGCACAGTAATAGTGCTGCCAGATTATGCAAAATTGAGGCTCTCAGTTTAAaggttatgtcatatatattgcAATATCTGGAGGAGAGGGTAGAACTGAGTGACTAAGCTGTATGGGCTTTCAACATACGGTAGTTTTATGTCTCCTCCCTTCCGCAGCATTGAAGGAATTTACACATGCAAAACCGCAGTATTTGCCCACTAATATCAAGTCCAGTTTTGCCTGTTAGTTTGCGTAGCTTGCACTGCTGGATAAATAAAAGCTAAAAGTGACTCTTATTAAATTATCTGTATAACATTGCTGACTACGTGGGTTGAGTTGGCCCAGCATGAAGTAGAACTGAGAGCAGTCTTGCTTTAATTTGATATATGAAGTGGCTTTTCTTTGAGATGcttttaagtaaataaatattcaCACACTACTAATGGTTCCTACCACTGCATATGATATATGACATACTCCTACTTATATCATTTTTCTTTACACATATTCTGATCATCAACTGGTTTTGAGCCATCCAGTCCAAGATCTGTACATGGTGGGTACATAGCACCTCTTGTTGCATTGTGAAGGCAAACTTGTGACCACCTTTGTAAATTCACAGGACAACTAAACTTGTCTACATGTGGTATCTTCAAATTCAGTGTTTCCCATCTCGTAGTATAAATTTTGTAAGAGTGAATTCTTTACAGACAGATTGCCACATAATGCACTTTAAAAACAATCAAATTactgtatatttaaaatgttcacaTAGTAACTGAATGTCTGTTAGTTTACATCTTGCAACAATGTTtcagattcattttttaaaattaaatatggaATATGTGTCAATGAGAAGAAAATAAAGGCATTGTCATTATCAGTAAAATGTCTCATAATACTGTACAGAATAAAATTGATCACAAATTTACCACTGCACTAAAAAATGCTTTGGTATATGTAATAATGTTTTGTGTATAGTACATATTCTGTAAAATGCTCTATccgtttaaaataaataaattgaaattTATAATTTTACTATGAAAATTGTGGTTCCAAAGCATTCCTTTTTCACTGTTTTATGTTGTCATTGGTCAATGATACTTTTGTTGTATGTAAATACACAGTGTTTAGAAACCTCAATATGCAGTTTAGCACTATTTTGTTATTAAAAGAGTGACAGACTCAGGTTACTTAGAAAATAA
This sequence is a window from Eretmochelys imbricata isolate rEreImb1 chromosome 13, rEreImb1.hap1, whole genome shotgun sequence. Protein-coding genes within it:
- the PPP1R3D gene encoding protein phosphatase 1 regulatory subunit 3D — its product is MELRVPQKSPSYLSDLYQNMLRAEEGLGPGRWRQEHQPLRSSRASLSTLPKREPQPSHLQSSTTVSCDPHLQPIIRRRARSLPTSPERLKNTAAPCRVPGCSRSRINRVRFADALGLELAEVKVFQVGEDPSIPLHVLSRLSINSDLCCSQMDMEITMQCLVPDFQQPVDCVDFSTRLHQQLVCLECVTSSDLGLSGTIQVLNVAFEKQVSVRYTFNQWKSVHEVCAHWHNSNPEEDGKGQADVFTFFLPMPPFLLQLCSVVQFAVRYRVNGQEYWDNNQGKNYSFTCRRHLLKMPRECEESWIHFI